In the genome of Salipiger sp. CCB-MM3, one region contains:
- a CDS encoding NtaA/DmoA family FMN-dependent monooxygenase (This protein belongs to a clade of FMN-dependent monooxygenases, within a broader family of flavin-dependent oxidoreductases, the luciferase-like monooxygenase (LMM) family, some of whose members use coenzyme F420 rather than FMN.), which translates to MTDKRFHLAWFMNFTPDEWRAPFGQGGYPWDGQFYIEMAQTLERACFDYIMIEDKLMVPETFGGDRKFSLANGMMAPKHDPAPLAVAMGMATRNLGVVATMSTMAYPPFMLARLSSTIDSLTKGRFGWNVVTSAEDLAAQNFGMDVLPPREQRYAMADEYMDVVGQLFDSWDADAVVLDRENGVYADSTKVRSIDFEGEFFKVRGPLNTVPSPQKRPVYVQAGASPRGRDFAAQHADSIVSVANGIEGMKAFRDDIRARAEKIGRNPDDIKVLFCVTPTLGETEEDARAKYERGTTADHFVNDVLASISAITEIDFSQYDLDKPLPEKLVTNGESGTLDKFQQWGSGKTLRELAAAEGGGLVSSMELIGTPAQVADKMGEAMAEVGGDGFLITTPVLRVSRHYLVEIADGLVPELQRRGLVRTEYKHQLLRDNLKEF; encoded by the coding sequence ATGACCGACAAACGCTTTCACCTCGCATGGTTCATGAATTTCACCCCCGACGAATGGCGCGCGCCCTTCGGGCAGGGCGGCTACCCGTGGGACGGGCAGTTCTACATCGAGATGGCGCAGACGTTGGAACGGGCCTGCTTCGATTACATCATGATCGAAGACAAGCTGATGGTGCCCGAGACCTTCGGCGGCGACCGCAAGTTCTCGCTGGCCAACGGCATGATGGCCCCCAAGCACGATCCGGCGCCGCTGGCGGTGGCCATGGGCATGGCGACGCGCAACCTTGGTGTCGTCGCCACCATGTCGACCATGGCCTATCCGCCCTTCATGCTCGCCCGTCTCAGCTCGACCATCGACAGTCTGACCAAGGGCCGCTTCGGCTGGAACGTGGTCACCTCCGCTGAGGATCTGGCCGCGCAGAACTTCGGCATGGACGTGCTGCCCCCGCGCGAGCAGCGCTATGCCATGGCCGACGAATATATGGATGTGGTGGGGCAGCTCTTTGACAGCTGGGACGCCGATGCCGTGGTGCTCGACCGCGAGAACGGCGTCTACGCCGACAGCACCAAGGTGCGCAGCATCGATTTCGAGGGCGAGTTCTTCAAGGTGCGCGGGCCGCTCAACACTGTGCCTTCGCCGCAGAAGCGCCCGGTCTACGTGCAGGCCGGTGCCTCGCCGCGGGGCCGCGATTTCGCCGCGCAGCACGCCGATAGCATCGTCTCGGTGGCCAATGGCATCGAGGGGATGAAGGCCTTCCGCGATGACATCCGCGCCCGCGCCGAGAAGATCGGCCGCAACCCCGACGACATCAAAGTGCTGTTCTGCGTCACCCCCACGCTTGGCGAGACCGAAGAGGACGCCCGCGCCAAATACGAGCGCGGCACCACCGCCGATCATTTCGTCAACGATGTGCTGGCTTCGATCTCGGCGATCACCGAGATCGACTTCTCGCAATATGATCTCGACAAGCCGCTGCCCGAGAAACTGGTGACCAACGGCGAAAGCGGCACGCTCGACAAGTTCCAGCAATGGGGCAGTGGCAAAACCCTGCGCGAACTGGCCGCTGCCGAGGGCGGCGGGCTGGTCTCGTCGATGGAACTGATCGGCACCCCGGCGCAGGTGGCCGACAAGATGGGCGAGGCGATGGCCGAAGTGGGCGGGGACGGGTTCCTGATCACCACCCCGGTGCTGCGGGTCAGCCGCCATTACCTTGTCGAGATCGCCGACGGGCTGGTGCCCGAACTGCAACGCCGCGGCCTCGTGCGCACCGAGTACAAACACCAGCTGCTGCGCGACAACCTCAAGGAATTCTGA
- a CDS encoding creatininase codes for MTSPAQPPAPSPVLMAEMTWPDYAEALERNPVVFLPTGALEQHGPHLPMGVDHMLPLAIAEEIARDIGGVVAAPVCYGYKSMTRSAGGPFFPGSTGLDAATLTGIVRDIIRELVRHGVRRICVLDGNYENLWFLNEGIDLAMRDAAGKDLRVMCLQHWDFLTEDTLAQVFPEGYPGIELEHAAVLETSLMMHFYPHLVRADLIPDNKAAYAPPYDAWPPHRDWVAPEGNLVSAAGASPAKGALMAEQYRRDIGAAVRGEFGLGA; via the coding sequence ATGACCAGCCCCGCCCAACCGCCCGCACCTTCGCCGGTTCTGATGGCCGAGATGACATGGCCCGATTATGCCGAAGCGCTGGAGCGCAACCCGGTGGTCTTTCTGCCCACCGGCGCGCTTGAACAGCACGGCCCGCATCTGCCGATGGGCGTGGATCACATGCTGCCGCTGGCCATCGCCGAAGAGATCGCCCGTGACATCGGCGGCGTGGTCGCCGCGCCCGTCTGCTATGGCTACAAGTCGATGACCCGCTCGGCGGGCGGTCCGTTCTTTCCCGGCTCCACCGGGCTCGACGCGGCAACACTGACGGGCATCGTGCGTGACATCATCCGCGAGTTGGTGCGACACGGCGTGCGGCGGATCTGCGTGCTCGATGGCAACTACGAGAACCTGTGGTTCCTCAACGAAGGCATCGATCTGGCAATGCGCGACGCGGCGGGCAAGGATTTGCGGGTCATGTGCCTGCAGCATTGGGATTTTCTCACCGAAGACACGCTGGCGCAGGTCTTCCCCGAGGGCTATCCGGGCATCGAGCTGGAACATGCGGCGGTGCTCGAGACCTCGCTGATGATGCATTTCTACCCGCATCTCGTCCGCGCCGATCTGATCCCCGACAATAAGGCCGCCTATGCTCCGCCCTATGACGCATGGCCGCCGCATCGCGACTGGGTGGCGCCCGAGGGCAACCTTGTGTCCGCCGCCGGAGCGAGCCCCGCGAAGGGCGCGCTGATGGCCGAGCAATACCGGCGCGACATCGGGGCTGCGGTGCGCGGCGAGTTCGGGCTCGGCGCATGA
- a CDS encoding SDR family NAD(P)-dependent oxidoreductase translates to MSAAGRVQFDFTGQNVVVTGASRGIGQGIAAAFAAAGASLWMLAEDDGIHPAADALGATPLRCDIRAPEAVAEALAPLGRIDVLVNNAGIERPTWLDDPAAGKVAAEVLSINVMGTEHVTRAALPKMGQGGRILLTSSIWGKTAVAGFSAYAASKHAMLGLMRSWAKELGPRGITVNAVCPGWIGTESALASAHEMARVEGRTQEAVMADILAAQAMPGLMLPQDIAALYLFLASEGAACISGQAVCIDRGETLA, encoded by the coding sequence ATGAGCGCTGCGGGACGGGTTCAGTTCGATTTCACCGGCCAGAATGTGGTGGTGACAGGCGCCAGCCGCGGCATCGGGCAGGGCATCGCCGCCGCCTTTGCCGCCGCCGGAGCGTCGCTGTGGATGCTGGCCGAGGATGATGGGATCCACCCCGCTGCCGACGCGCTGGGTGCGACGCCGCTGCGCTGCGATATCCGCGCGCCCGAGGCGGTGGCCGAGGCCCTGGCGCCACTGGGGCGGATCGACGTGCTGGTGAACAACGCCGGGATCGAGCGGCCCACGTGGCTCGATGATCCGGCGGCGGGCAAGGTTGCCGCCGAGGTGCTGAGCATCAACGTCATGGGCACCGAGCATGTCACCCGCGCGGCGCTGCCGAAGATGGGGCAGGGCGGGCGCATCCTGCTGACCTCCTCGATCTGGGGCAAGACGGCGGTGGCTGGGTTTTCCGCCTATGCTGCGTCGAAACACGCGATGCTCGGGCTGATGCGCAGCTGGGCCAAAGAGCTTGGCCCGCGCGGCATCACGGTCAACGCGGTCTGCCCCGGCTGGATCGGCACCGAGTCCGCGCTCGCCTCGGCGCACGAGATGGCGCGGGTAGAGGGGCGCACACAAGAGGCGGTGATGGCCGACATTCTGGCGGCGCAGGCGATGCCGGGCCTGATGTTGCCGCAGGACATCGCGGCGCTTTATCTTTTCCTCGCCAGCGAGGGCGCGGCCTGCATCAGCGGACAAGCGGTCTGCATTGATCGCGGCGAGACGCTGGCATGA
- a CDS encoding SDR family NAD(P)-dependent oxidoreductase — protein MSGPLTGEVALVTGGSRGIGRAMALALREAGAAVAVCHPRDPQAADLPEDILQLPADVTLETEVSDMFARLQARLGPVTRVFANAGILDEAPLRDTSAEAFDRVIAVNLRGAFLTARAAARQMPGGRIIFTASDLGYLGAANTVAYAASKGGIIAMTRSLARELGPQILVNAIAPGPVETDMTAGMTPEAVARDLATPLGRFGTPEEIAAMAVFLAGPGAGFITGQVYGVNGGSAMY, from the coding sequence ATGAGCGGCCCGCTGACCGGAGAGGTGGCGCTGGTCACGGGCGGCAGCCGGGGCATCGGGCGCGCCATGGCGCTGGCGCTGCGCGAGGCCGGAGCGGCGGTGGCGGTCTGCCATCCGCGCGATCCGCAGGCGGCGGATTTGCCGGAAGACATCCTGCAACTGCCCGCCGATGTGACCCTTGAGACCGAGGTCAGCGACATGTTCGCCAGGCTTCAGGCGCGGCTCGGCCCGGTGACGCGGGTGTTCGCCAATGCCGGCATTCTCGACGAGGCCCCCCTGCGCGACACCTCTGCCGAGGCGTTCGACCGGGTGATCGCGGTCAACCTGCGCGGCGCTTTCCTGACCGCGCGCGCGGCAGCGCGGCAGATGCCGGGCGGGCGGATCATCTTCACCGCCTCGGATCTGGGCTATCTTGGCGCGGCGAATACAGTGGCCTATGCCGCCTCGAAGGGCGGGATCATCGCCATGACCCGCAGCCTCGCGCGGGAACTGGGGCCGCAGATCCTCGTCAATGCCATCGCGCCCGGCCCGGTGGAGACCGATATGACCGCTGGCATGACCCCCGAGGCGGTGGCCCGCGATCTTGCCACGCCGCTTGGCCGCTTCGGCACGCCCGAGGAGATCGCCGCCATGGCGGTGTTTCTCGCCGGGCCGGGGGCAGGGTTCATCACGGGACAGGTCTATGGCGTCAACGGCGGCTCGGCGATGTACTGA
- a CDS encoding transglutaminase-like domain-containing protein: MMIDVEMHYQFAMPNTVTLVIEAAETAGQTVNRAELDLGDAQVTRIAGDMDLGSRLWVQVPGDEMRLSYRAEVEVTRPDLPLETLRAAPLHELTTEAAPFIRPSRYCLSDKFVAFVARRFGHLQGGAKVLAIRDWIEAELDYVPGSSDADTHVLETFAARQGVCRDYAHLFCAMVRAAQIPARMVAAYGPCVTPPDFHALAEVWLEGRWHPVDPTGMCRPDALALIAVGRDAYDIAFMESQAPATLVWQEVSVTEIPG, translated from the coding sequence ATGATGATCGACGTAGAGATGCACTATCAGTTCGCCATGCCCAACACGGTCACCCTTGTGATCGAAGCCGCCGAGACCGCAGGACAAACGGTCAACCGCGCCGAGCTTGATCTGGGGGATGCGCAGGTGACGCGGATCGCGGGCGACATGGACCTTGGAAGCCGCCTCTGGGTGCAGGTGCCCGGCGACGAGATGCGGCTGAGCTACCGCGCCGAGGTCGAGGTGACCCGTCCAGACCTTCCCCTCGAGACGCTGCGCGCCGCGCCTTTGCACGAATTGACCACCGAGGCCGCGCCGTTCATCCGGCCCTCGCGCTATTGCCTGTCGGATAAGTTCGTCGCCTTCGTCGCGCGGCGCTTCGGCCATTTGCAGGGCGGTGCCAAGGTTCTGGCGATCCGCGACTGGATCGAGGCCGAGCTGGACTACGTCCCCGGCAGTTCCGATGCCGACACCCATGTGCTGGAGACCTTCGCGGCGCGGCAGGGGGTGTGCCGCGATTACGCTCATCTTTTCTGCGCCATGGTGCGCGCGGCGCAGATCCCCGCGCGCATGGTCGCCGCCTATGGGCCTTGCGTCACGCCGCCTGACTTTCACGCGCTGGCCGAGGTCTGGCTGGAGGGGCGCTGGCACCCGGTGGATCCCACCGGCATGTGCCGCCCGGACGCGCTGGCGCTGATCGCCGTGGGGCGCGACGCTTATGACATCGCCTTCATGGAATCGCAGGCCCCGGCGACGCTGGTCTGGCAGGAGGTGAGCGTGACCGAGATCCCCGGCTGA
- a CDS encoding LysR family transcriptional regulator, with amino-acid sequence MNYRQCEIFVTALEAGSVTAAAERLDLSQPAVSKSLKLLETELGVRLFLRGAKGLQPTDEGRSFYLEAARLTESFGHLESFAQSLVRLEHARLEISCIPALSTAWLPETMCDFLHEYPDLSLSFRSRSSPETVQLVARGELDIGVSQARSEDKMVEKTRLFDLQSVCILPRGHRLCAEKHIRLDHLHEERLLSLSAADEIRKKFEAAMLMAGYSIRSQVDVAHGAMLCRMAADGHGIGIVDEESAKLFEAAGAVIRPLAEELSVPIYLLQNPLKPQTLIARKFVEHMLAVTAPRRAH; translated from the coding sequence ATGAATTACAGACAGTGCGAAATCTTCGTCACCGCGCTTGAGGCGGGCTCGGTGACGGCGGCGGCAGAACGGCTGGATCTCTCGCAACCCGCCGTCAGCAAGTCCTTGAAACTGCTGGAGACAGAGCTGGGTGTGCGCCTGTTCCTGCGCGGCGCCAAAGGGCTGCAACCCACCGACGAGGGCCGCTCGTTCTACCTTGAAGCGGCGCGGCTGACGGAAAGTTTCGGCCATCTGGAGAGCTTTGCCCAAAGCCTTGTGCGGCTCGAACACGCGCGGCTCGAGATCAGCTGTATCCCGGCGCTTTCGACCGCATGGCTGCCCGAGACCATGTGCGACTTCCTGCACGAATACCCCGATCTTTCGCTGTCTTTCCGCTCGCGCAGTTCCCCCGAGACGGTGCAACTGGTGGCGCGCGGCGAGCTTGATATCGGCGTGTCGCAGGCGCGCAGCGAGGACAAGATGGTCGAAAAGACCCGGCTCTTCGATCTGCAGTCGGTCTGCATTCTGCCGCGCGGCCACAGGCTTTGCGCCGAAAAGCACATCCGGCTGGACCATTTGCACGAGGAACGCCTGCTGTCGCTGAGCGCGGCGGATGAGATCCGCAAGAAGTTCGAAGCGGCGATGCTGATGGCGGGCTACAGCATCCGCAGTCAGGTGGATGTGGCGCATGGCGCGATGCTGTGCCGGATGGCGGCGGACGGCCATGGCATCGGCATCGTCGACGAGGAATCCGCAAAGCTCTTCGAGGCGGCGGGCGCGGTCATCCGCCCCTTGGCCGAGGAACTCTCGGTGCCGATCTATTTGCTGCAGAACCCGCTGAAACCGCAGACCCTGATCGCGCGGAAATTCGTCGAACACATGCTGGCGGTCACCGCCCCAAGGCGAGCGCATTGA
- a CDS encoding ABC transporter substrate-binding protein, giving the protein MTRILPSLLSRSGLRSVTASLLMATALPLAALAAPEGELRIAVGADATTFHPHVNSLPVGNAVDGLVFQQLFRIDGDNKVVPALAKEWDWSEDGMTFTVTFETGHKFSNGKPLDAEAVAASFNQLLDPDSGSIFAGLYSSLGEAEAQGEDTVVFHMAEKNGHVLMLLANTAASIIDTEANAEMGAEYGFYPVGSGPYMVDEFIGGERFSLVPNPDYEGPRPATLEKITFMAVPEDGSRMALLETGEVDIVDRVPAESIDTINALDNAEVILPDSMFSISMEMVLNGPLEDKRVREALNISLDRDGMVQGILGGLGTPSEGQVGPGTEDALRVTFEPKPYDVERAKALLEEAGYGPGNKLELTVNCPNGRYIKDAQVCQALVGQWQAIGIDAQARVLDLPSWSAAHRVPLEERTYDMSMIGRATAGIDFTLYRLFHTGVSANTTGFSDERVDSLLAEGRATTDIDEQKEIYAEVQKIIWDEMPFVFLWYQKQAIGISDKVEGFTIRPDETMLFDDVHVSVDG; this is encoded by the coding sequence ATGACACGTATCCTCCCCTCTCTGCTCTCCCGCTCGGGTCTGCGCTCGGTGACCGCCTCGCTGCTGATGGCCACCGCGCTGCCGCTCGCGGCTCTGGCCGCGCCCGAAGGCGAGCTGCGCATCGCCGTGGGCGCTGACGCCACCACCTTCCATCCGCATGTGAACTCGCTGCCGGTGGGCAATGCGGTCGACGGGCTGGTCTTTCAGCAGCTGTTCCGCATCGACGGTGACAACAAGGTGGTTCCGGCGCTGGCCAAGGAGTGGGACTGGTCCGAAGACGGCATGACCTTCACCGTGACCTTCGAGACCGGCCATAAGTTCAGCAACGGCAAGCCGCTCGACGCTGAAGCCGTCGCCGCCTCGTTCAACCAGTTGCTCGACCCCGACAGCGGCTCGATCTTCGCCGGGCTTTATTCCTCGCTGGGCGAAGCCGAAGCGCAGGGCGAAGACACGGTGGTCTTTCACATGGCCGAAAAGAACGGTCACGTGCTGATGCTTCTGGCCAATACCGCCGCCAGCATCATCGACACCGAGGCCAATGCCGAGATGGGCGCCGAATACGGGTTCTACCCGGTCGGCTCGGGCCCCTACATGGTGGATGAGTTCATCGGCGGCGAGCGGTTTAGCCTTGTGCCGAACCCCGACTACGAGGGCCCGCGCCCGGCGACGCTGGAAAAGATCACCTTCATGGCGGTCCCCGAGGACGGCTCGCGCATGGCGCTGCTGGAAACCGGGGAAGTGGACATCGTCGACCGCGTTCCGGCGGAATCCATCGACACGATCAACGCGCTCGACAATGCCGAGGTGATCCTGCCCGACAGCATGTTCTCGATCTCCATGGAAATGGTGCTGAACGGCCCGCTCGAAGACAAGCGGGTGCGCGAGGCGCTGAACATCTCGCTCGACCGCGATGGCATGGTGCAGGGCATTCTCGGCGGCCTTGGCACACCCTCCGAAGGGCAGGTCGGTCCGGGCACCGAGGACGCGCTGCGCGTGACCTTCGAGCCCAAGCCCTATGACGTCGAACGCGCCAAGGCGCTGCTCGAAGAGGCGGGCTATGGACCGGGCAACAAGCTCGAGCTGACGGTGAACTGCCCCAACGGGCGTTACATCAAGGACGCGCAGGTCTGTCAGGCGCTGGTCGGCCAGTGGCAGGCGATCGGCATCGACGCGCAGGCCCGCGTTCTCGACCTGCCAAGCTGGTCCGCCGCGCACCGCGTGCCGCTGGAAGAGCGCACCTATGACATGTCGATGATCGGCCGCGCCACGGCGGGGATCGACTTCACCCTCTACCGCCTGTTCCACACCGGCGTCAGCGCCAACACCACCGGCTTCAGCGACGAGCGCGTCGACAGCCTGCTGGCCGAAGGCCGCGCGACCACGGACATCGACGAGCAGAAAGAGATCTACGCCGAAGTGCAAAAGATCATCTGGGACGAAATGCCCTTTGTCTTCCTGTGGTACCAGAAGCAGGCGATCGGCATCTCGGACAAGGTCGAAGGCTTCACCATCCGGCCTGACGAGACCATGCTGTTCGACGACGTCCACGTCTCGGTCGACGGCTGA
- a CDS encoding ABC transporter permease, producing MFVLKRLLVAVPTLFAVSLLAFWFVALIPGDPAAQLAGNMATDEEIADIRHHLGLDRPPFERYALFLRGVVDPEVATSYRTSRPVVQEITERLPKTLIIAVGGLVIGLAFGVVTGVICALRQGGWFDATVTVLTLAGISMPIYWLGLLCIWLFAVTLGWLPAAGAATPAHYVLPVLVVATRPAALFSRLVTANLLEVMGKDYLDTARSKGLAERTVILRHALRNSLVAAVSVAGVQFGGMLGGSVVTETVFGVPGLGRLLVSAVGSSDYPVIQYCVLLFAVFFVLINLATDLLGQWLDPRTRDYAAA from the coding sequence ATGTTTGTTCTCAAGAGACTCCTCGTCGCGGTCCCGACCCTCTTCGCTGTCAGCCTGCTGGCCTTCTGGTTCGTGGCCCTGATCCCCGGAGACCCGGCCGCGCAGCTTGCGGGCAACATGGCCACCGATGAGGAGATCGCCGATATCCGGCATCACCTCGGCCTCGACCGCCCGCCGTTCGAGCGCTACGCGCTGTTCCTGCGCGGCGTGGTCGATCCCGAGGTGGCGACCTCCTATCGCACCAGTCGCCCAGTGGTTCAGGAAATCACCGAGCGGCTGCCCAAGACCTTGATCATCGCCGTCGGCGGGCTGGTTATCGGCCTTGCCTTCGGGGTGGTCACCGGGGTGATTTGCGCGCTGCGGCAGGGCGGGTGGTTCGACGCCACCGTCACCGTGCTGACGCTCGCGGGCATCTCGATGCCGATCTACTGGCTGGGGCTGTTGTGCATCTGGCTGTTCGCCGTGACGCTGGGCTGGCTGCCAGCAGCCGGAGCGGCGACACCCGCGCATTATGTGCTGCCGGTGCTGGTGGTGGCGACACGGCCCGCCGCGCTTTTCAGCCGCCTCGTCACTGCCAACCTGCTGGAGGTGATGGGCAAGGATTACCTCGACACCGCCCGCTCCAAGGGGCTGGCCGAACGCACGGTGATCCTGCGCCACGCGCTGCGCAACTCGCTGGTGGCAGCGGTCAGCGTCGCCGGGGTGCAATTCGGCGGCATGCTGGGCGGCTCGGTGGTGACCGAGACGGTGTTCGGCGTGCCCGGACTGGGGCGGCTTCTGGTCAGCGCGGTCGGCAGTTCCGACTACCCGGTGATCCAATACTGCGTGCTGCTCTTTGCGGTGTTCTTCGTCCTCATCAACCTCGCGACCGACCTGCTCGGCCAGTGGCTCGATCCGCGGACCCGCGATTACGCGGCCGCCTGA
- a CDS encoding dipeptide/oligopeptide/nickel ABC transporter permease/ATP-binding protein, with product MTMTSTTDDIPGGAETGARQGLLRQTLLHPRLKTLRRIASSPKGAIGLALVTVLTFLAFFGPWLAPLDPYKQDFMATLQPPSAAHWFGTDQLGRDVFSRILVGARSSLGIGVGGVAVAFVIGVPLGLAAAYVRGTFDQLLMRGVDIMLSFPDIVFALAVVAILGPSTWNVILAVGIVSIPVFIRTTRAVAMSTLSEPFVEGSVSLGCSPMRVMARHVLPNMGGILVTLCSLLFASTLLNASGLSFLGLGTQPPEPEWGTMLGESRSYIRSHPYMATFPGLFLALSALGFNLLGEELRNIYDPTAAKRRKGQGMLARLISGGKALPAAPRETAAEAKARLGVASDAAALGRDLEISYLTERGQLPAVRGVDFALRRGRTLAVVGESGSGKSTLLRAVGTLLPRGQAVVSGGELEIAGKSAAHLSGKEVQDLRRRYIGMVFQDAASALNPVMTIGAQLAEALTSGTSLSAAEVRARSIDLLKAVQIADPESRLSAYPHQFSGGMKQRIVIAIALAQEPEILLADEPTSALDVTIQQQILSLLRKMQKERDMAMMLVTHDLGLVARYADDVAVIYAGRIVEVGPVDEVFRNARHPYTRALRNSTPKLRHDGSTRLLPAISGEPPMLGRLPEGCSFAPRCARAKGRAPCMTIAPDLQSCGAASVACHFAQEEEV from the coding sequence ATGACAATGACATCCACCACAGACGATATCCCCGGCGGCGCCGAGACCGGCGCACGGCAAGGGCTGCTGCGGCAGACTCTGCTGCATCCAAGGCTCAAGACCCTGCGCCGCATTGCCAGTTCGCCCAAGGGCGCCATCGGCCTCGCGCTGGTGACGGTGCTGACCTTCCTCGCCTTCTTCGGTCCCTGGCTGGCGCCGCTCGATCCCTACAAACAGGATTTCATGGCGACGCTGCAGCCGCCCTCGGCGGCGCATTGGTTCGGCACCGATCAGCTGGGCCGCGACGTGTTCAGCCGCATCCTCGTCGGCGCGCGCTCGTCGCTGGGCATCGGCGTCGGCGGCGTGGCGGTGGCCTTCGTCATCGGCGTGCCGCTGGGACTGGCCGCAGCCTATGTGCGCGGCACCTTCGATCAGCTGCTGATGCGCGGCGTCGACATCATGCTCTCGTTCCCCGACATCGTCTTTGCCCTCGCCGTCGTGGCGATCCTCGGGCCGAGCACGTGGAACGTGATCCTCGCGGTGGGCATCGTGTCGATCCCGGTGTTCATCCGCACCACCCGCGCGGTGGCGATGAGCACCCTGTCGGAACCCTTCGTCGAAGGCAGTGTCTCGCTCGGCTGCTCGCCGATGCGGGTGATGGCGCGGCACGTGCTGCCGAACATGGGCGGCATCCTCGTGACCCTGTGCAGCCTGCTGTTCGCCTCGACGCTGCTCAACGCCTCGGGCCTCAGCTTTCTCGGCCTCGGCACCCAGCCGCCGGAACCCGAATGGGGCACCATGCTGGGCGAGAGCCGCTCTTACATTCGCAGCCATCCCTATATGGCGACCTTCCCGGGCCTCTTCCTTGCGCTCTCGGCGCTGGGGTTCAACCTGCTGGGCGAGGAGTTGCGCAACATCTACGACCCCACCGCCGCCAAGCGCCGCAAGGGGCAGGGGATGCTGGCGCGGCTGATCTCCGGTGGCAAGGCGCTGCCCGCCGCCCCGCGTGAGACCGCCGCCGAGGCCAAGGCGCGGCTCGGGGTGGCCAGCGATGCCGCCGCGCTAGGGCGCGATCTAGAGATTTCCTATCTCACCGAGCGCGGCCAGCTTCCGGCGGTGCGCGGTGTCGATTTCGCGCTGCGCCGCGGGCGCACTCTGGCGGTGGTCGGCGAGTCCGGCTCGGGCAAGAGCACGCTGCTGCGCGCCGTCGGCACCCTGCTGCCGCGCGGGCAGGCGGTGGTCTCGGGCGGTGAGCTGGAGATCGCGGGCAAATCCGCCGCGCATCTGTCGGGCAAAGAGGTGCAGGACCTGCGTCGCCGCTATATCGGCATGGTGTTTCAGGATGCCGCCAGCGCGCTCAACCCGGTGATGACCATCGGCGCGCAGCTGGCCGAGGCGCTGACCTCCGGCACCAGCCTCAGCGCCGCAGAGGTGCGCGCCCGTTCCATCGACTTGCTCAAGGCGGTGCAGATCGCCGATCCCGAAAGCCGCCTCTCGGCCTATCCGCACCAGTTCTCGGGCGGGATGAAACAGCGCATCGTGATCGCCATCGCGCTGGCGCAGGAGCCCGAGATCCTGCTGGCCGACGAGCCCACGTCGGCGCTCGACGTGACCATCCAGCAGCAGATCCTCTCGCTGCTGCGCAAGATGCAGAAAGAGCGCGACATGGCGATGATGCTGGTCACCCACGATCTGGGGCTGGTGGCGCGCTATGCCGACGACGTGGCGGTGATCTACGCCGGGCGCATCGTCGAGGTCGGGCCGGTGGACGAGGTGTTCCGCAACGCCCGCCACCCCTACACCCGCGCCCTGCGCAACTCGACGCCGAAGCTGCGCCACGATGGCTCGACCCGGCTGCTTCCGGCGATTTCGGGCGAGCCGCCGATGCTGGGCCGTCTGCCCGAGGGCTGCAGCTTTGCGCCGCGCTGCGCGCGGGCCAAGGGCCGGGCGCCCTGCATGACCATTGCGCCGGATCTGCAGAGCTGCGGCGCGGCCTCGGTGGCCTGTCACTTCGCGCAAGAAGAGGAGGTCTGA